One Mugil cephalus isolate CIBA_MC_2020 chromosome 12, CIBA_Mcephalus_1.1, whole genome shotgun sequence DNA segment encodes these proteins:
- the tpt1 gene encoding translationally-controlled tumor protein homolog: MIIFKCILSGDEMFADTFKYKETDDKVFYMVYGSIVTRNEQFDDSLIAANASAEEAVESNDSAVSSGVDIVLNHKLKETSFRKADYVAYLKSYVKAIRAKLLEESPEKAQDFEARVKVGVGNIMKDFKDYQFFTGENMDVEGMVGLLNYNDDDKPYMLFFKDGLLAEKV, translated from the exons GTGATGAGATGTTCGCGGATAccttcaaatacaaagaaacCGACGACAAGGTCTTCTACATGGTTTATGGAAGC ATTGTCACCCGGAATGAGCAATTTGACGATTCCTTAATTGCGGCCAACGCTTCAGCTGAAGAGGCAGTGGAGTCCAACGACAGCGCGGTGTCCAGTGGCGTGGACATCGTCCTCAACCACAAACTCAAAGAGACGAGTTTCCGCAAGGCAGATTACGTGGCATACCTCAAGTCTTACGTGAAAGC TATTAGGGCcaagctgctggaggagagcCCAGAGAAGGCGCAAGACTTTGAAGCCAGGGTCAAGGTGGGAGTTGGCAACATCATGAAAGACTTCAAAGACTATCAG TTTTTCACAGGAGAAAACATGGACGTCGAAGGCATGGTGGGACTGCTGAACTACAATGACGACGACAAACCATACATGCTTTTCTTCAAGGACGGTCTGCTTGCCGAGAAAGTC TAA